DNA from Variovorax sp. V213:
TGAAGGTGTCACGGTCGTATTGCGAGGGATCCCGCATGCCGTCGATGAGCAAGTCGCCGACGGTTGCCACGGGAAAACCGCGCAGCCGGATGTCCTGGTCGGTGCCGTTCTCGGTCGCGGCGAAGGTGATGCCGGCCGAATAGTGCAAGGCGTCGCGAAGCGTGTCGAGCTTGACGTCGTCGATCAGCTTTTCGGTGATGACGTTGATCGACTGGGGAATGTCGCGAATCTCTTGCGTGCCCTTGCCGATGTTGGTCTTCTTGGTCTGAACCTGGTCCTTGCCCTGCGTCTCGGCCTGCTCCGTCACCGTGATGGTCCCCAGCGTTCCGCCCTGCACCGTCGTCGGCGGGGTCTGCGCCCAGCTGCTGACCGAGGCCGCAAGCATCAGGGCCCCGAAAGGCAGCATTGCCGCTTCTCGCGGCATTCCGGCTGTTGCGGCGCTCACGGCTGGAGCAGAAGAAGACACGGGGCGCGGCGCACGAGCGCGCCGGCGGACGACATTGGCCAAGATAACCTCCCAGAAAGCCCAAACGGCTGGTTTGAATGGATGGGCTGGCTGGTACCGGTGGCTTGCACCGGCAGTGGCTTGCCGAAATCGGGCTGAAGTGTAGTGCGAACGTAGTTCTTAATCATTCGCATTGAGATTCGTCCGCGGCAAAAAAACAACGCTTTTCGAATGGATACGGAAGATCTACGCCGGGGATAGTTATTGAAAATGCGAGAGATTCGTATTTATAATCGGCTCGAACTTCAACCAGCCAGCCAACTGCCGCTTTCACCGCCATGATCGTTTGCGTCTGCCGCCGAGTCTCCGACCGTGAAATCGCACGTCATGTGCGAGCGGGCATGACTTTCGACGAAGTCCAGTTCGAGCTTGGCGTGGCCACCCAATGTGGCCAATGTGAGGGTTGTGCGCGCGATATCGTTGCGCAGTGCAGCGCCTCGCATCCGGTCGCCGCGCTGAACCGCGAATCGGGAACGAGTGCGATCCAGCTTGCCACCTCCATCTCGGAAAGCAAGGCATGGAACTCTTCTCGGCACTCGGCGGCAGCCTGATCTTCGTTGCAGGTTCGGTCTGGTGGATCTTTCGTAAGTAAACAGTAGTCGTAGCGGTTTTGCTGCAATCGGGGCACGTTTCGTGCGCGCCCGCATTCGAATTGGTTGATCGTGTCTGACCGCTTTGCCCCTCCCCCCTCCGTTCTGGGCCTCTCGCGCAATGCACTCATTGCCGGGGGCGTGATCCTGTTTCATGCGGCTGCGCTGTGGGCGCTGCAAAGCGGCTTGCTGCGCCGCGCCGCCGAAGTGGTGATCCCCGTCGAGATACTGAGCCAGTTCGTCGAGCCGCCCAAGCCAGCCGAGCCGCCCCCCCCTCCTCCCCCGCCGCCTCCGCAGCGCAAGCCCGAGGCCGTCAAGCCCCCGCCGCGCCCGGTGGCCGTGCGCGAACCCAAGCCGACACCCGCACCCGCCGCTCCAGTGGGCGTGCCCGAGCCTCCTGCGCCCGCACCGGCGCCTGTTGCAGAAGCCCCGGCGCCGCCCGCTCCACCGGCGCCGCCGCCAGCCCCTCCGGCACCGCCCGCACCGCGGACGATCGAGATCTCGGAAGGCCAGACGCGCTACATCAGGGAGCCCAAGCTCGTCTATCCCAGTATGAGCAAGCGGCTGGGCGAAGCCGGAACCACCGTCGTCTCGATCTATTTCGACAGCGAAGGCTTCGCAAAGCGAGTCGAACTCTTCAAGTCCAGCGGGTTCGAACGGCTCGACGAAGCGGCACTGAGCGCCGCCCGGACCGCCCAGGTCACCCCATTCAGGCAAACGGGAGGCAACGCGCAGACCACCTACCTTCTGCGGGCGCCCTTCTCATTCAAACTGAACTAATTTTTCTCTGGAGCAACTTCGTATGGATTCCCAATTCGGCTTGATGAACGTCTGGAACCAGGGCGATTTCGTCACCAAGGCCGTCGCGGTGCTGTTGATCGGCATGTCGCTTGTGTCGTGGATCGTGATCATCATCAAGGCCCTCGACGTCATCAAATACAAGCGCCTTGCCAAGCACTCGCAGGATTTCTGGCACAGCGAAGACTTCGCAACCGCGCTGAACAAGCTCGGCAAGGACGACGGCAACCCGTTTCGCGCGCTCGCACTCGAAGGCCGCGAAGCGGCTGCGCACCACCGCAACACCAAGGCTCACCTGCATGACGCGCTGGATGTGAGCGACTGGATCACGCGCGCACTGCGCAACGGCATCGACGCATTCACCGCCCGCCTCCAAACCGGTCTGGCGATCCTGGCGTCGGTGGGTTCGACGGCCCCTTTCATCGGCCTGTTCGGCACCGTCTGGGGTATCTATCACGCACTCATGAGCATCAGCACGGCCGGCCAGGCCACCATCGACAAGGTGGCGGGCCCGATCGGCGAAGCGCTGATCATGACGGCCCTGGGCCTCGCGGTGGCCATTCCGGCGGTGCTGGGCTACAACGCGCTGGTACGCGGCAACAAGTTCGTGCTGACCAAGCTCAACAGCTTTGCGCATGACCTGCACGCCTACTTCGTCACCGGAGCACGCGTGCAAAGCGGCGCCGGCGACGCCATCGTGGTTCCGCTCAAGAAGGGCTGAGCATCATGGCTTTTGGCACCCAGGACGAACCCGATGAGGTGATGAACGAGATCAACATGACGCCGCTGGTCGACGTCATGCTGGTGCTCCTGATCATCTTCATCATCACCGTGCCGGTGATGAAGCACGCAGTCAACATCGACCTGCCCCGCGCCACCAGCGAACCCGAGCAGCCCAAGCCGCAGAACATCCTGTTCAGCATCACGGCCGACGGCAGCTACTACTGGAACGAACAGAAGATCGAAGACGGCGAACTGCCAACCCGGCTGGCCGCCGAGGCCGCCAAGGACCCGCAGCCCGAGCTGCACATCCGCGGCGACAAGGCCGTTCGCTACGAGCGCGTGGCCAAGGCCATGTCGCAGGCGCGGGAAGCCGGTGTGCGCAAGATCGGCTTCATTACAGAGCCCGACGTGAAGTAAATCGCTGAGCGCACGAAAAAAAGTTGATCGCCGCGATTGACTTTTTATTGCGAATCATTATCATTCACTCATCGCTTCGATAAGGGAATTTCAAATGCAAGCCAAGCCCAACGCCTTTTCTGTTCTGAGCCATCCTTCGCTCGATCAATCGGGTGGCGGTCATGCATCCATCCAGGCCGCCCGTCCGGCGCCCATGGTCGAAAGCACGGAGCTCCTCAAGGGCAGCAAGACCGTGAGCATCATGCACAATGGTTCCCTCTATCGGCTCCAGGCCACCAAACTCGGCAAGCTGATCCTTACGAAGTAAAAAATCAGCCGCCCTTCGCGCAAGTTTCATCGTGGGGCGACTTGAGGAGATTTCATCTCCGAGGGTCGTTTTTTGCTAGCCAACGGTTCGCCGACTAGCCAAGCTTTTTTTCCACGCTGAGCGCTTCAACAAAAACGCCGACCCTTGGTCGGCGTCTTGCTTTGGGGCGTCAGGTTCTCAAAGGCCGAGCGCTGCGATGCCGGCCTTGGCAATCTGGGCGTCCTCGTTCGACTTGACGCCGCTCACGCCGACGGCGCCAATCACCTGGCCGTCCTTGACGATGGGCACGCCGCCCTCGAGCAGGCCCTGCACCGCAGGCGCCGTGAGAAACGCCGTGCGGCCGCCATTGATGATGTCTTCGTAGACCTTGCTCTCGCGGCGTCCCATGGCCGCCGTGTGCGCCTTGGCAGGTGCAATGTGCGACGACAGGGCCGCGGCACCGTCCAGGCGCTGGAGCCAGAGCAGGTTGCCGGCATCGTCGGAAATGGCAATGGTCACGGCCCAATTGTTCTTGAGGGCTTCGGCTTCGGCTGCGGCGGCAATGGCCTTGACGTCGGCCAGTTCGAGGAAAAACTTGGTCTTCATATTAGGAGCAGGTTCGTAAAACCCGACAGCATAACGGCCAACGCGCCCGAAATCCCGGCGAGGCTTAGGGCCATCACCCATACGGTCTTTTCGCTACCCCTCTTGCAGACCCCTAGAATGCGCCCAACTGCATCACTGCAGCAATCAAAGGAGCTACGGCCATGAACGACCGCGTTACCACCCTCGACACTTCCACCGGCTACGGCCAGGTGCTGCCGCAGGCTGAGCGCCAACGCGTGCTGCGCAACACCTATTGGCTGCTGGCACTGAGCCTGCTGCCCACCGTGCTGGGCGCCTGGGTCGGCGTCAGCACCGGCATCACCCGTTCGCTCACGGGCGGACTGGGCCTCATGGTTTTCCTCGGCGGCGCCTTCGGCTTCATGTTCGCCATCGAGAAGACCAAGAACTCCGCCACCGGCGTGCCGGTGCTGCTGGCCTTCACCTTCTTCATGGGCCTCATGTTGTCGCGCCTGATCGCGATGGTGCTGGGCTTCAAGAACGGCCCCGAGCTCGTCATGACCGCGTTCGGCGGTACCGCTGGCGTGTTCTTCGTGATGGCTTCGCTGGCCACCGTCATCAAGCGCGACCTGTCCGGTATGGGCAAGTGGCTCTTCGTCGGCGCCATGGTGCTGATGGTGGGCGCCATCATCAACGTCTTCGTGGGCTCCAGCGCGGGCATGATGGCCATCTCGGTGGCGGCCATCGGCATCTTCTCGGCCTTCATGCTCTATGACCTGAAGCAGATCATGGACGGCGGCGAGACCAACTACATCAGCGCCACGCTCGCGCTCTACCTGGACCTGTTCAACGTGTTCCAGAGCCTGCTGGCCCTGCTGGGCATTGCCGGCGGCGAACGCGACTGAACGAACGAGCAAGGTGTCGCGTGCGCCAATGAAAAAAGGGCCCTCCGGGCCCTTTTTTCATGCCAGGTCGAACACCGCCATCGATTCGACGTGGGCCGTGTGCGGGAACATGTTGATCACTCCTGCGAACGTGCAGCGGTATCCGGCCTGGTGCACCAGCAAGCCTGCATCGCGCGCCAGGGTGGACGGATTGCAGCTGACATACACGATGCGCTTCGGCGGCGCCCAGCCATCGGTTCGCAGCTCGGGCTGCAGGTGCAGGTCGGCCATGGCCTTGGCCAGCGCGAAGGCGCCTTCGCGCGGCGGGTCGACCAGCCACTTGTCGGCGCTGCCGTCGGCCACCAGCATGGCGGGAGTCATCTCGAAGAGGTTGCGGGCCACGAACCGGGTCGGGGAAAGCGCCCGCCTGGCGGAGGTGGCAGGCTGGTTCTTCCTGAAGTTGTCGCCGGCGCGCCCCACCAGGGTGTCGCTGCCCTCGATGCCCAGCACCTCGCGCGCCCGGCTGGCCAGCGGCAAGGTGAAATTGCCCAGCCCGCAGAACCAGTCGATCACGCGCTCTTCCGGGCCCACATCGAGCAGGCGCAGCGCCTTGCCCACCAGCGCACGGTTGATGTGCGGATTGACCTGCGTGAAGTCGGTGGGCTTGAACGGCATGGTCACGCCGAACTCGGGCAGCTCGTACGACAGCGGCGTTCCACCCTCTTCCAGCAGCTTCACGGTTTCGGGGCCCTTGGCCTGCAGCCACCACTGGACGCCCGCGTTCTGCGCTGCAAAGGCCTTCAGGCGGCCGATGTCCGCATTGGAGAGCGGCTGCAGATGCCTGAGCACCAGCGCAATGGTGCCGAGCGCGGTCGTACCGGGCGCATCGCCGCAGGCGAGCTCGATCTGCGGACAAGTTTCGCGCGCATCCATAGAGCCGATCAGCGCACGCAGCGGCATCAGCATGTCGCTGACCTGCTTCGGCAGCACCGGGCATACCTGCATGTCGGCGAGATAGCGGCTCTTGCGCTCGTGAAAACCGATCAGCACCGTGCCTTTCTTGACCACGTGGCGCACCGAGAGCCGTGCACGGTAGCGGTAGTGCCAGGCCGGCCCTTCCAGCGGCCGCAGCACGTTCTCCGGCCGGACCTTGCCGAGGTGCCACAGGTTGTCTTCAAGGGCTCGCTGCTTCACCGCCACCTGCGCCGCCGCATCCAGATGCTGCATCTTGCAGCCGCCGCACGCCCCGGTGTGCAAGCCGAAATGCGGGCAGCCGGGGCGCACCCGCTGCGACGATTCGCGCCGGATGGCCGTGACCGTGCCCTGCTCCCAGTTGTTCTTGCGGCGATGCACATTGAACTGCACCTCTTCGAAAGGCAGGGCGCCTTCGATGAACACGACCATGCCCTCGGCGTTGTGCGCCACGCCTTGCGCGTCGAGGTCGAGCGACTCGACCTTGAGCCATTCGTCAGGCGCGGTCGCCGGGGTTTTCGCGGGGACTTTCTTTTCTTCGATGGATTCCGTCATCCCCCGATTGTCTCAGCGCTAGAACAAGGCGTCGCGCCCCACACCGGAACGGATCAGCTGGCGCCGCATCTTGGCCAGCGCCTCGTTCTGGATCTGCCGTACGCGCTCGCGCGTCAGGCCGAGACGAACGCTCAGCACCTCGAGCGTTTCGGGTTCGCGGTCGTGCAGGCCGTAGCGGCCCTCCAGCACCTCGCGCTCGCGCGCATCCAGGGCATGGACCCACTGATCCAGCAGGCGTGCGACTTCGTGGGTCTGCGTGACGTCTGTCGGATCGCCCTGCTCGTCGTCGGAAGCCACGGTGTCGGCCAGCGTAAAGCCCTCGTCGCCGCGTGCGTCGCCCGCATCGAGTGAGCGCGGCGCCTCCGAAAGGGCCAGCAGTTCCGCGACCGCCTGCACGTCACGGCCCAGGAGCGCCGCGATGTCTTCCACGCGCACGCCGTCGGGCCGATGCACCAAGAATTCCGCGTCGCCTTCCAGCGTTCGGCGCGCCCGCAGCACCTGCTGCAGTTCGCGCACCACATGCACCGGCAGGCGGATGGCACGGGCCTGGGTCATCACCGCGCGCTCCACCGACTGACGAATCCACCAGGTGGCGTAAGTGGAAAAGCGGAAACCGCGCTCGGGCTCGAACTTGGTGATGGCGTGCATCAGGCCGAGATTGCCTTCCTCGATGAGATCGGAGAGCGGAACGCCACGGCCGAGATAGGCCTTGGCGATGTTCACAACCAGCCTCAGGTTGTGTTCGATCATCGATTGCCGCGCTTCAAAACTACCGGCGTGCGCAGCGCATGCGGCCTGGTATTCCTCTTCCGGCGTGAAGAGTTCGGTTCGCCGCACCTGTCGCAGGTAGATCGTCAGGGCATCTGCGCCCTCGCCGCCAATTGACGGCTCTGCTGCCGGTTCGAAGTCTGAGGCGAGAGCGGGCCTTGCCGGCGCCGCGCCTTCGCTGTTGTTCTCTACTGCCCCGCCGCGGCCCGCCCGCCGCCGCACAGCAAGCGTGCGACGGAGGCGAGGAGCGGCCATGGCATCACCGGCTCGGCAGGTAGCGCGCCGGATCGACAGGCTTGCCCTGGCGGCGGATCTCGAAATGCAGCTTCACGCGGTCCGCGTCGCTGTTGCCCATTTCGGCGATCTTCTGGCCCTTTTGCACCGACTGGTCTTCCTTCACGAGCAGCGTCTGGTTGTGCGCATACGCCGTGAGGTAGGTGTTGTTGTGCTTCAGGATGATCAGGTTGCCATAGCCGCGCAGGCCAGCACCCGCATAGACCACGCGTCCGTCGGCCGCAGCCAGCACCGCATCGCCCGCCTTGCCGCCGATATCGAAACCCTTGTTCTTGGCATCGTCGAAGCCCGCGATGAGCGTGCCATGCGCCGGCCAGATCCAGCCGAGGTCTTCGTCACCCGAGTTCGAGGCAGGTGCGGATGGCGACGCGGTGACCGGCGGCTTGCCGGT
Protein-coding regions in this window:
- a CDS encoding bacterioferritin-associated ferredoxin, producing MIVCVCRRVSDREIARHVRAGMTFDEVQFELGVATQCGQCEGCARDIVAQCSASHPVAALNRESGTSAIQLATSISESKAWNSSRHSAAA
- a CDS encoding energy transducer TonB, whose amino-acid sequence is MSDRFAPPPSVLGLSRNALIAGGVILFHAAALWALQSGLLRRAAEVVIPVEILSQFVEPPKPAEPPPPPPPPPPQRKPEAVKPPPRPVAVREPKPTPAPAAPVGVPEPPAPAPAPVAEAPAPPAPPAPPPAPPAPPAPRTIEISEGQTRYIREPKLVYPSMSKRLGEAGTTVVSIYFDSEGFAKRVELFKSSGFERLDEAALSAARTAQVTPFRQTGGNAQTTYLLRAPFSFKLN
- a CDS encoding MotA/TolQ/ExbB proton channel family protein gives rise to the protein MDSQFGLMNVWNQGDFVTKAVAVLLIGMSLVSWIVIIIKALDVIKYKRLAKHSQDFWHSEDFATALNKLGKDDGNPFRALALEGREAAAHHRNTKAHLHDALDVSDWITRALRNGIDAFTARLQTGLAILASVGSTAPFIGLFGTVWGIYHALMSISTAGQATIDKVAGPIGEALIMTALGLAVAIPAVLGYNALVRGNKFVLTKLNSFAHDLHAYFVTGARVQSGAGDAIVVPLKKG
- a CDS encoding ExbD/TolR family protein, with amino-acid sequence MAFGTQDEPDEVMNEINMTPLVDVMLVLLIIFIITVPVMKHAVNIDLPRATSEPEQPKPQNILFSITADGSYYWNEQKIEDGELPTRLAAEAAKDPQPELHIRGDKAVRYERVAKAMSQAREAGVRKIGFITEPDVK
- the hemP gene encoding hemin uptake protein HemP translates to MQAKPNAFSVLSHPSLDQSGGGHASIQAARPAPMVESTELLKGSKTVSIMHNGSLYRLQATKLGKLILTK
- a CDS encoding heme-binding protein, whose amino-acid sequence is MKTKFFLELADVKAIAAAAEAEALKNNWAVTIAISDDAGNLLWLQRLDGAAALSSHIAPAKAHTAAMGRRESKVYEDIINGGRTAFLTAPAVQGLLEGGVPIVKDGQVIGAVGVSGVKSNEDAQIAKAGIAALGL
- a CDS encoding Bax inhibitor-1/YccA family protein, with the protein product MNDRVTTLDTSTGYGQVLPQAERQRVLRNTYWLLALSLLPTVLGAWVGVSTGITRSLTGGLGLMVFLGGAFGFMFAIEKTKNSATGVPVLLAFTFFMGLMLSRLIAMVLGFKNGPELVMTAFGGTAGVFFVMASLATVIKRDLSGMGKWLFVGAMVLMVGAIINVFVGSSAGMMAISVAAIGIFSAFMLYDLKQIMDGGETNYISATLALYLDLFNVFQSLLALLGIAGGERD
- the rlmD gene encoding 23S rRNA (uracil(1939)-C(5))-methyltransferase RlmD: MTESIEEKKVPAKTPATAPDEWLKVESLDLDAQGVAHNAEGMVVFIEGALPFEEVQFNVHRRKNNWEQGTVTAIRRESSQRVRPGCPHFGLHTGACGGCKMQHLDAAAQVAVKQRALEDNLWHLGKVRPENVLRPLEGPAWHYRYRARLSVRHVVKKGTVLIGFHERKSRYLADMQVCPVLPKQVSDMLMPLRALIGSMDARETCPQIELACGDAPGTTALGTIALVLRHLQPLSNADIGRLKAFAAQNAGVQWWLQAKGPETVKLLEEGGTPLSYELPEFGVTMPFKPTDFTQVNPHINRALVGKALRLLDVGPEERVIDWFCGLGNFTLPLASRAREVLGIEGSDTLVGRAGDNFRKNQPATSARRALSPTRFVARNLFEMTPAMLVADGSADKWLVDPPREGAFALAKAMADLHLQPELRTDGWAPPKRIVYVSCNPSTLARDAGLLVHQAGYRCTFAGVINMFPHTAHVESMAVFDLA
- a CDS encoding sigma-70 family RNA polymerase sigma factor, whose product is MAAPRLRRTLAVRRRAGRGGAVENNSEGAAPARPALASDFEPAAEPSIGGEGADALTIYLRQVRRTELFTPEEEYQAACAAHAGSFEARQSMIEHNLRLVVNIAKAYLGRGVPLSDLIEEGNLGLMHAITKFEPERGFRFSTYATWWIRQSVERAVMTQARAIRLPVHVVRELQQVLRARRTLEGDAEFLVHRPDGVRVEDIAALLGRDVQAVAELLALSEAPRSLDAGDARGDEGFTLADTVASDDEQGDPTDVTQTHEVARLLDQWVHALDAREREVLEGRYGLHDREPETLEVLSVRLGLTRERVRQIQNEALAKMRRQLIRSGVGRDALF